A part of Streptomyces sp. SLBN-31 genomic DNA contains:
- a CDS encoding prolyl oligopeptidase family serine peptidase yields the protein MTESNGSAAPKRNEDMPDWEKRFRAPRVSLPDWAEDAPDRSLFVSNATGTYELYAWDRATGAQRQVTDRPNGTTDGVLSPDGAWIWWFDDKDGDEFGVWRRQPFDGGPDELAAPGLEASYPAGLALGRDGDTAVVGRSTDEEGTTIHLVRAGSAPVEIYRHRESAGVGDLSRDGTLIAIEHTEHGDAMHSALRVLRPDGTPVAELDDTKDGTEELGLEVLGFAPVEGDTRLLIGHQRRGRWEPLVWDVATGEETDLALELPGDVSAEWYPDGAGLLIVHSFEARSELFRYDLAGRSLERIPTPPGSVSGASARPDGSVEYLWSSAAEPSAVRSTTGEVVLDPPGLRSPGSVPVEDVWVDGPGGRIHALVQKPAGATGPLPTVFDIHGGPTWHDSDAFAAGPAAWVDHGYAVVRVNYRGSTGYGRAWTDALKHRVGLIELEDVAAVRDWAVASGLADPDRLVLTGGSWGGYLTLLGLGTQPDAWTLGIAAVPVADYVTAYHDEMEALKAMDRTLLGGTPEEVPERFEASSPLTYVDKVTAPVYISAGVNDPRCPIRQIENYVKRLEARGAVHEVYRYDAGHGSLVVDERIKQVRLELEFAERHLAGA from the coding sequence ATGACTGAGAGCAACGGGTCCGCTGCCCCCAAGCGGAACGAGGACATGCCCGACTGGGAGAAGCGCTTCCGGGCGCCGCGGGTGTCGCTGCCCGACTGGGCCGAGGACGCCCCGGACCGCTCCCTGTTCGTGTCGAACGCCACGGGCACGTACGAGCTGTACGCCTGGGACCGGGCCACGGGCGCCCAGCGCCAGGTCACGGACCGGCCGAACGGCACGACGGACGGCGTGCTCTCCCCGGACGGCGCGTGGATCTGGTGGTTCGACGACAAGGACGGCGACGAGTTCGGCGTCTGGCGCAGACAGCCCTTCGACGGCGGCCCCGACGAACTCGCCGCCCCGGGCCTGGAGGCCTCCTACCCGGCGGGCCTGGCCCTGGGCCGCGACGGCGACACGGCGGTCGTCGGCCGCTCCACCGACGAGGAGGGCACGACGATCCACCTCGTGCGTGCCGGCTCGGCCCCCGTGGAGATCTACCGCCACCGGGAGTCGGCGGGCGTCGGCGACCTCTCCCGCGACGGCACCCTGATCGCGATCGAGCACACCGAGCACGGCGACGCCATGCACTCGGCGCTGCGCGTCCTGCGCCCCGACGGCACCCCCGTCGCCGAGCTCGACGACACCAAGGACGGCACCGAGGAACTGGGCCTGGAAGTGCTGGGTTTCGCCCCGGTCGAGGGCGACACCCGCCTGCTCATCGGCCACCAGCGCCGGGGCCGCTGGGAGCCGCTGGTGTGGGACGTGGCGACCGGCGAGGAGACGGACCTGGCCCTGGAGCTGCCCGGCGACGTGAGCGCCGAGTGGTACCCGGACGGCGCGGGCCTGCTCATCGTGCACAGCTTCGAGGCCCGCAGCGAACTCTTCCGGTACGACCTGGCCGGCCGCTCCCTGGAGCGGATCCCCACCCCGCCCGGCTCCGTCTCCGGCGCCTCGGCCCGCCCCGACGGCAGCGTGGAGTACCTGTGGTCCTCGGCCGCCGAGCCCTCGGCGGTGCGCTCCACGACCGGCGAGGTCGTCCTCGACCCGCCCGGCCTGAGGTCCCCGGGCTCGGTCCCGGTGGAGGACGTGTGGGTGGACGGCCCCGGCGGCCGCATCCACGCCCTGGTGCAGAAGCCGGCCGGTGCCACCGGCCCGCTGCCGACCGTGTTCGACATCCACGGCGGACCCACCTGGCACGACAGCGACGCCTTCGCGGCGGGCCCGGCGGCCTGGGTCGACCACGGCTACGCGGTGGTCCGCGTCAACTACCGCGGCTCCACGGGCTACGGCCGCGCCTGGACCGACGCCCTCAAGCACCGTGTCGGCCTGATCGAGCTGGAGGACGTCGCGGCGGTCCGCGACTGGGCGGTGGCCTCCGGCCTCGCCGATCCCGACCGGCTCGTCCTCACCGGCGGGTCCTGGGGCGGCTACCTCACCCTCCTCGGCCTCGGCACCCAGCCGGACGCCTGGACCCTGGGCATCGCCGCGGTCCCGGTCGCCGACTATGTCACGGCCTACCACGACGAGATGGAGGCCCTGAAGGCCATGGACCGCACCCTGCTGGGCGGCACCCCGGAGGAGGTCCCCGAGCGCTTCGAGGCGTCCTCGCCCCTGACCTACGTGGACAAGGTCACGGCCCCGGTCTACATCTCGGCCGGCGTCAACGACCCCCGCTGCCCGATCCGCCAGATCGAGAACTATGTCAAGCGGCTGGAGGCCAGGGGCGCGGTCCACGAGGTGTACCGCTACGACGCGGGCCACGGCTCCCTGGTGGTGGACGAACGCATCAAGCAGGTACGCCTGGAACTGGAGTTCGCGGAACGCCACCTGGCAGGCGCATAG
- a CDS encoding NAD-binding protein: protein MVVCGDDGLAHRLAAELRGVYGEQVTLVVPPSERGVRLPVVGRARATTTALLDRVTAAVGRAGGAGIAEPVGAQQVLEATEATETVLADAGVERAAALALVYDDDETNIRAALTARRLNPRLRLVLRLYNRRLGQHIEELLDQASALAAGGSDATGFDVSTTVLSDADTAAPALAATAVAGTSKVVQTDGLLLRAVERTPRPGQLPAPGLATLAVLSSNDPAGGDGVGLGADQEPLLLPDAAAVRGATGRGTVVLEQVSYSGPALPPARGAVPFASLFSRRLRWSLAGMAACVIALAIALSAVTRMHPLRAFYLTLLDLFAIDDPAIGQPIGRQILQLLSGLVGLLLLPVLLAAVLEALGTFRTASALRKPPRGLSGHVVLLGLGKIGTRVLTRLRELQIPVVCVESDPDARGLATARRLRVPVVLGDVTQEGVLEAAKIHRAEALLAVTSADTTNLEAALYARSVRPDLRVVLRLYDDDFATAVYRTLRAAHPRASTRSRSVSHLAAPAFAGAMMGRQILGAIPVERRVLLFAAVDVDGHPQLEGKTVAQAFRAGSWRVLALERGVSAGGRQEPAAEEAYEDGGRGVAGAGLVWDLDEAYVLRKSDRVVMAATRVGLAVLLGRRRWEPAGA, encoded by the coding sequence ATGGTGGTCTGCGGTGACGACGGACTGGCCCACCGGCTGGCCGCCGAACTGCGCGGTGTCTACGGCGAACAGGTCACCCTCGTCGTCCCGCCCTCCGAGCGCGGTGTCCGGCTGCCGGTGGTGGGCCGGGCCCGCGCGACGACGACGGCACTGCTCGACCGGGTGACCGCGGCCGTCGGCCGGGCGGGCGGGGCGGGCATCGCCGAACCCGTCGGCGCCCAGCAGGTCCTCGAGGCCACCGAGGCCACCGAGACCGTGCTCGCCGACGCCGGCGTGGAACGGGCCGCCGCGCTCGCCCTCGTGTACGACGACGACGAGACCAACATCCGCGCCGCCCTCACCGCCCGCCGCCTCAACCCCCGGCTGCGGCTCGTGCTGCGCCTGTACAACCGGCGGCTCGGCCAGCACATCGAGGAACTCCTGGACCAGGCCTCCGCGTTGGCCGCGGGCGGCTCCGACGCCACCGGCTTCGACGTCTCCACCACCGTGCTGTCCGACGCCGACACGGCCGCGCCGGCGCTGGCCGCCACCGCCGTCGCCGGCACCAGCAAGGTCGTGCAGACCGACGGGCTGCTGCTGCGCGCGGTGGAGCGCACGCCGCGCCCCGGTCAGCTCCCGGCGCCGGGTCTGGCCACGCTGGCGGTGCTCTCCAGCAACGACCCGGCCGGGGGCGACGGCGTCGGACTCGGCGCCGACCAGGAGCCGCTGCTGCTGCCCGACGCGGCGGCGGTGCGGGGTGCGACCGGGCGCGGGACGGTGGTGCTGGAGCAGGTGTCGTACTCCGGGCCCGCGCTGCCGCCGGCCCGCGGTGCCGTGCCGTTCGCGTCGCTGTTCTCGCGGCGGCTGCGGTGGTCGCTGGCGGGCATGGCGGCGTGCGTGATCGCGCTCGCCATCGCCCTGTCGGCGGTGACCCGGATGCACCCGCTGCGGGCCTTCTACCTGACCCTGCTCGACCTCTTCGCCATCGACGACCCCGCCATCGGACAGCCCATCGGCCGCCAGATCCTCCAACTCCTGTCCGGACTGGTGGGGTTGCTGCTGCTGCCGGTGCTGCTGGCGGCGGTCCTGGAGGCGCTGGGCACCTTTCGCACGGCCTCCGCGCTGCGCAAGCCGCCCCGCGGGCTGAGCGGGCATGTCGTCCTCCTCGGGCTGGGCAAGATCGGCACACGGGTGCTGACCCGGCTGCGGGAACTGCAGATCCCGGTGGTGTGCGTCGAGTCCGACCCCGACGCTCGGGGCCTGGCCACGGCCCGGCGGCTGCGGGTGCCCGTCGTCCTCGGCGACGTCACCCAGGAGGGCGTCCTGGAGGCCGCCAAGATCCACCGGGCGGAGGCGCTGCTCGCGGTGACCAGCGCGGACACGACCAACCTGGAAGCCGCGCTGTACGCCCGCTCCGTGCGGCCCGATCTACGGGTGGTGCTGCGGCTGTACGACGACGACTTCGCGACCGCCGTGTACCGGACGCTGCGGGCCGCCCATCCGCGGGCGTCCACCCGGAGCCGGAGCGTGTCCCATCTGGCCGCTCCCGCTTTCGCCGGGGCGATGATGGGGCGGCAGATCCTGGGGGCGATCCCCGTGGAGCGGCGGGTGCTGCTCTTCGCCGCGGTGGATGTGGACGGGCATCCGCAACTGGAGGGGAAGACGGTCGCGCAGGCGTTCCGGGCGGGGTCGTGGCGGGTGCTGGCGTTGGAGCGGGGGGTGTCGGCGGGCGGTCGGCAGGAGCCGGCCGCGGAGGAGGCGTACGAGGATGGTGGTCGGGGCGTCGCGGGGGCGGGGCTGGTGTGGGATCTGGACGAGGCGTATGTGCTGCGGAAGTCGGATCGGGTGGTGATGGCGGCGACGCGGGTGGGGCTGGCGGTGTTGCTCGGGCGGCGGCGGTGGGAGCCGGCGGGGGCCTGA
- a CDS encoding permease encodes MAITRPAPTGPDTHEPTRAAAPEPPVAQRPTPRSGSESRSPLVLTMLLLTLVLLQGPIRGALNAPVMQSWMTVFVAVLVQALPFLVLGVLLSAAIAVFVPPAFFARALPSRPALAVPVAGMAGAMLPGCECASVPVAGALVRRGVTPAAALAFLLSAPAINPIVLTATAVAFPRDPEMVVGRLVAGLLVSCVMGWLWQRLGRTDWLRTPQRSHYEGPSKGAAFWNSVRHDVMHAGGFLVVGAMAAATLKAVAPASWLRTAAENPLVAILALAVLAVLLSICSEADAFVAASLTQFSLTAKLAFLVVGPMIDLKLFAMQAGTFGRGFALRFAPATFVVAIAGAVLTGAVLL; translated from the coding sequence GTGGCCATCACCAGACCAGCCCCGACGGGCCCGGACACCCACGAGCCGACGCGCGCCGCCGCCCCCGAACCGCCTGTTGCACAGCGGCCGACGCCCAGGTCCGGGTCGGAGTCCAGGTCGCCGCTGGTGCTCACCATGCTCCTGCTGACGCTGGTGCTGCTGCAGGGCCCCATCCGCGGCGCCCTGAACGCACCCGTGATGCAGAGCTGGATGACGGTGTTCGTCGCCGTGCTCGTGCAGGCGCTGCCCTTCCTCGTGCTCGGCGTCCTGCTTTCGGCGGCCATCGCGGTGTTCGTGCCGCCGGCGTTCTTCGCGCGGGCGCTGCCCAGCCGGCCCGCCCTCGCGGTGCCGGTCGCCGGAATGGCGGGGGCGATGCTGCCGGGCTGCGAGTGCGCGTCCGTGCCGGTGGCCGGGGCGCTGGTGCGGCGCGGCGTGACCCCCGCCGCGGCGCTCGCCTTCCTGCTGTCCGCCCCGGCGATCAACCCGATCGTGCTGACGGCGACCGCGGTGGCCTTCCCCCGCGACCCCGAGATGGTCGTGGGCCGGCTCGTCGCCGGTCTGCTCGTGTCGTGCGTGATGGGCTGGCTGTGGCAGCGCCTCGGCCGCACGGACTGGCTGCGCACCCCGCAGCGCTCCCATTACGAGGGCCCGAGCAAGGGCGCCGCGTTCTGGAACTCGGTCCGGCACGACGTGATGCACGCGGGCGGCTTCCTGGTGGTGGGCGCGATGGCCGCCGCGACGCTCAAGGCGGTGGCCCCGGCGAGCTGGCTGCGCACGGCGGCTGAGAACCCGCTGGTGGCGATCCTCGCGCTCGCCGTCCTGGCGGTCCTGCTGTCGATCTGCTCGGAGGCGGACGCGTTCGTGGCCGCGTCGCTGACGCAGTTCTCGCTCACGGCCAAATTGGCGTTCCTGGTGGTGGGTCCGATGATCGACCTCAAGCTGTTCGCCATGCAGGCGGGCACCTTCGGCCGCGGCTTTGCCCTGCGCTTCGCGCCCGCCACCTTCGTCGTCGCGATCGCGGGCGCGGTGCTGACCGGGGCGGTGCTGCTGTGA
- a CDS encoding TIGR03943 family putative permease subunit, with translation MNRQAQAAILFLTGVALLHAGFTNLYLRYVKAGLQPLLLASGAVLVVAALATVWYEWRGRGSHAEDAHDGHGQHAAVVHDDQGRQAEDLHDDHGHAHREPRISWLLVLPLLALILVAPPALGSYSAMRTGTALQQPYGYDKLPATGPLDLNVVDYATRAVYDHGRNLKGREIKVTGFVALDRSGAPYLVRMALNCCAADAQPVKIALTGKLPPVLQPDKWLEITGSYTARQTRDPVNEGPVPYLKVTSATPVATPKDPYDESWNN, from the coding sequence GTGAACCGGCAGGCGCAGGCGGCGATCCTGTTCCTGACCGGCGTGGCCCTGCTGCACGCCGGCTTCACCAACCTCTACCTGCGCTATGTGAAGGCGGGACTGCAGCCGCTGCTGCTGGCCTCCGGCGCGGTGCTGGTCGTGGCGGCGCTGGCGACGGTCTGGTACGAGTGGCGGGGCCGCGGTAGCCATGCGGAGGACGCGCACGACGGCCACGGGCAGCACGCGGCTGTCGTCCACGACGACCAAGGGCGGCAGGCGGAGGACCTCCACGACGACCACGGGCACGCCCATCGCGAGCCCCGCATCTCCTGGCTGCTCGTCCTGCCCCTGCTCGCGCTCATCCTGGTCGCCCCGCCCGCCCTCGGCTCCTACAGCGCGATGCGCACCGGTACGGCCCTGCAGCAGCCGTACGGCTACGACAAGCTGCCCGCCACCGGCCCGCTCGACCTCAACGTCGTCGACTACGCCACCCGCGCCGTCTACGACCACGGCCGAAACCTCAAGGGCCGTGAGATCAAGGTCACCGGCTTCGTCGCCCTCGACCGCTCCGGCGCCCCCTACCTCGTCCGCATGGCCCTCAACTGCTGCGCCGCCGACGCCCAGCCGGTGAAGATCGCCCTCACCGGCAAGCTCCCTCCGGTGCTGCAACCCGACAAGTGGCTTGAGATCACGGGGAGTTACACCGCCCGGCAGACCAGGGACCCGGTGAACGAAGGCCCCGTCCCCTATCTGAAGGTCACCTCCGCCACCCCGGTGGCGACGCCGAAGGACCCGTACGACGAGAGCTGGAACAACTGA
- a CDS encoding glycine--tRNA ligase codes for MTTGQTPLTMQDAILTLQNYWSANGCMITQPLNTEVGAGTANPSTALRVIGPEPWSVAYVEPSVRPDDSRYGENPNRLQTHTQFQVILKPDPGNPQELYLGSLEALGVDLTAHDIRFVEDNWASPALGAWGLGWEVWLDGMEITQFTYFQQVGGVSLNPVSVEITYGLERILMNLQGVSHFKDIAYAPGITYGEVFGQNEYEMSRYYLDDADVDTNHRLFEAYAAEARRLLDLELPVPAYLYVLKCSHTFNVLDARGAISTTERAKAFSLMRGLTHESAKLWAARRTALGHPLGITPERAPAVRAPLPTVPGTETLLFEIGLEELPYADVVATTDAVRESVTAKLAATRLRHGQITVMATPRRVVVTVERVEPREADTEKTVRGPKAAAAYKDGAPTQALLGFARSQGVAPDAVRTVTVKGTDYVAVTREEPGRPATEVLSDLLREVVSGLRASRNMRWNDPALSFSRPVRWLLALLGRTPLPVTVSALASGTTTRVHRTAADPVVQVTTAEGYSHFLKMHGIVLEREVRYDAVVRGAERLAAEVGGRIDAAGQAGLIDEITDILEFPHPVRGSFEERYLDLPASVLTTVMRKHQRYLPVLDGDRLMPYFVTFANGACDDDVVRAGNEAVLRARYEDAAFFWRADLKVAPADFRARLDQLTFEDRLGTVADRATRIAALALELAGRAGLPEDTTAIVRRAGELAKFDLASQMVVEFSGLAGVMAEEYARRAGEPEEVARALAEMELPRSAGGALPASDAGAVLSLADRFDLVTGMFVIGAVPTGSSDPYGVRRAAIGLVNVLRAVPATAAVGVSDGLRAAAARYTAQGIEVPADRLTEAAELIARRYEQQLTDAGHEHRLLQAVLVWADRPATGDRVLAALEQHVESAEFGALVAALQRVVRILPADELKDADRSLLTAPAELRLAEATEAVRGVLQGREDDLTALVGASAPLVEAIDAFFNEVLVMDLDLGIRTARLSLLSDVARLTSRTLDWSAL; via the coding sequence ATGACGACCGGCCAGACCCCGCTGACGATGCAGGACGCCATCCTCACCCTCCAGAACTACTGGAGCGCCAACGGCTGCATGATCACGCAGCCGTTGAACACGGAGGTCGGCGCGGGTACGGCCAACCCGTCGACGGCGCTCCGGGTCATCGGCCCGGAGCCGTGGAGCGTCGCCTACGTCGAGCCCAGCGTGCGCCCGGACGACTCCCGCTACGGCGAGAACCCCAACCGTCTGCAGACGCACACCCAGTTCCAGGTGATCCTCAAGCCCGACCCGGGCAACCCGCAGGAGCTCTACCTCGGCAGCCTCGAAGCGCTCGGTGTCGACCTGACCGCGCACGACATCCGGTTCGTCGAGGACAACTGGGCCTCGCCCGCGCTCGGCGCCTGGGGGCTGGGCTGGGAGGTCTGGCTGGACGGCATGGAGATCACCCAGTTCACCTACTTCCAGCAGGTGGGCGGCGTCTCCCTCAACCCGGTGTCGGTGGAGATCACCTACGGCCTGGAACGCATCCTGATGAACCTCCAGGGCGTCTCCCACTTCAAGGACATCGCGTACGCGCCGGGCATCACCTACGGCGAGGTGTTCGGCCAGAACGAGTACGAGATGAGCCGCTACTACCTCGACGACGCCGACGTGGACACCAACCACCGGCTGTTCGAGGCGTACGCGGCCGAGGCCCGGCGCCTGCTCGACCTGGAACTGCCGGTCCCGGCGTACCTGTACGTCCTCAAGTGCAGCCACACCTTCAACGTCCTCGACGCGCGCGGCGCGATCAGCACCACCGAGCGCGCCAAGGCGTTCTCCCTGATGCGCGGCCTGACGCATGAGTCGGCCAAGCTGTGGGCCGCCCGCCGCACCGCCCTCGGCCACCCGCTCGGCATCACCCCCGAGCGCGCCCCGGCCGTGCGCGCCCCGCTGCCCACCGTGCCCGGCACCGAGACGCTGCTGTTCGAGATCGGCCTGGAGGAACTGCCGTACGCCGACGTCGTCGCCACCACCGACGCGGTGCGCGAGTCGGTCACCGCCAAGCTGGCCGCGACCCGCCTGAGGCACGGCCAGATCACCGTGATGGCCACCCCGCGCCGGGTCGTCGTCACCGTCGAGCGGGTGGAGCCGCGCGAGGCGGACACCGAGAAGACCGTGCGCGGGCCGAAGGCGGCGGCCGCCTACAAGGACGGCGCCCCGACGCAGGCCCTGCTGGGCTTCGCCCGCAGCCAGGGCGTCGCGCCCGACGCCGTCCGGACGGTCACCGTCAAGGGCACCGACTACGTCGCCGTCACCCGCGAGGAGCCCGGCCGCCCGGCCACCGAGGTGCTCAGCGACCTGCTCCGCGAGGTCGTCTCCGGGCTGCGCGCCTCCCGCAACATGCGCTGGAACGATCCCGCGCTCTCCTTCTCCCGCCCGGTCCGCTGGCTGCTGGCCCTGCTCGGCCGCACCCCGCTGCCCGTGACGGTCTCCGCGCTGGCCTCCGGCACCACCACCCGCGTCCACCGCACCGCTGCCGACCCGGTCGTCCAGGTGACGACCGCCGAGGGCTACTCGCACTTTTTGAAGATGCACGGCATCGTCCTGGAGCGCGAGGTCCGCTACGACGCCGTCGTGCGCGGCGCCGAGCGGCTGGCGGCCGAGGTCGGCGGCCGGATCGACGCCGCGGGGCAGGCCGGGCTGATCGACGAGATCACCGACATCCTGGAGTTCCCGCACCCGGTGCGCGGTTCCTTCGAGGAGCGCTACCTCGACCTTCCGGCGAGCGTGCTGACCACCGTGATGCGCAAGCACCAGCGCTATCTGCCGGTGCTGGACGGCGACCGCCTGATGCCGTACTTCGTCACCTTCGCCAACGGCGCCTGCGACGACGACGTGGTGCGGGCGGGCAACGAGGCCGTGCTGCGCGCCCGTTACGAGGACGCGGCGTTCTTCTGGCGGGCCGACCTGAAGGTGGCGCCCGCCGATTTCCGTGCCCGCCTGGACCAGCTGACCTTCGAGGACCGCCTCGGCACGGTCGCCGACCGCGCCACCCGTATCGCCGCCCTCGCCCTCGAACTCGCGGGCCGCGCAGGGCTTCCCGAGGACACCACGGCGATCGTCCGGCGCGCCGGTGAGCTGGCCAAGTTCGACCTCGCCTCGCAGATGGTCGTGGAGTTCTCCGGGCTGGCCGGGGTGATGGCGGAGGAGTACGCCCGCCGTGCCGGCGAGCCGGAGGAGGTCGCGCGGGCGCTGGCCGAGATGGAGCTGCCGCGCTCGGCCGGCGGCGCCCTGCCCGCCTCCGACGCGGGCGCCGTGCTCTCCCTCGCCGACCGCTTCGACCTGGTGACCGGCATGTTCGTGATCGGCGCGGTGCCGACGGGCAGCTCCGACCCGTACGGCGTGCGCCGGGCCGCCATCGGCCTGGTCAACGTCCTGCGCGCGGTGCCGGCGACGGCCGCGGTCGGTGTGAGCGACGGCCTGCGCGCGGCGGCCGCCCGCTACACCGCCCAGGGCATCGAGGTTCCCGCCGACCGCCTCACCGAGGCGGCCGAGTTGATCGCCCGCCGCTACGAGCAGCAGCTCACCGACGCGGGCCACGAACACCGTCTGCTGCAGGCGGTACTGGTCTGGGCGGACCGCCCGGCCACCGGGGACCGCGTACTGGCGGCACTGGAACAACACGTCGAGAGCGCCGAGTTCGGGGCGTTGGTGGCGGCGCTGCAGCGGGTGGTGCGCATCCTGCCCGCCGACGAACTCAAGGACGCCGACCGCTCGTTGCTCACGGCACCGGCCGAACTGCGCCTGGCCGAGGCGACGGAGGCGGTCCGCGGTGTCCTTCAGGGCCGGGAGGACGATCTCACCGCGCTGGTGGGCGCGTCCGCGCCGCTGGTCGAGGCGATCGACGCCTTCTTCAACGAGGTGCTGGTCATGGACCTCGACCTGGGCATCCGCACGGCGCGACTGTCCCTGCTGTCGGACGTGGCCCGGCTGACGAGCCGGACGCTGGACTGGAGCGCCCTGTAG
- a CDS encoding CdaR family transcriptional regulator, which yields MAERETPGQYLDGYAQLLADVSATGRRLTRDEIAARRALGEQAAEAGHGLRALIVAHLTATRAAWPATPGSADSTLAAMTQVVDAFAEGYEHAQLVAVRREEAARREFIDDLLYGRSDLGRLAERAERFGLRLSHAHAVAVAQGPTAYDEGAPVPRRVEHALIARFGERNILLTTKDGRLLCVAPGDQDEVLAHFAKHAYAATDGCRVAIGRPQQGPGGVVQSYEEAVNTLELAERLGLEGPVLRAADLLVYPVLTRDRQAMADLVRDALGPLTAARGGAEPLLETLSVYFECGCIAAEAARRLALSVRALTYRLARIHQLTGADPCDPGHRYTLQTAVIGARLLDWPAKAL from the coding sequence GTGGCGGAGCGTGAGACGCCCGGCCAGTATCTGGACGGGTATGCCCAACTGCTGGCGGACGTGTCGGCGACCGGCCGGCGGCTGACCCGCGACGAGATAGCGGCCCGGCGCGCGCTGGGCGAGCAGGCCGCGGAGGCCGGTCACGGGCTGCGCGCCCTGATCGTGGCCCACCTCACCGCCACCCGGGCCGCCTGGCCGGCCACGCCCGGCTCCGCCGACAGCACGCTCGCCGCCATGACGCAGGTCGTCGACGCCTTCGCCGAGGGCTACGAGCACGCCCAACTGGTCGCCGTGCGCCGGGAGGAGGCCGCGCGCCGGGAGTTCATCGACGACCTCCTCTACGGCCGCAGCGACCTCGGGCGCCTCGCCGAACGCGCCGAACGCTTCGGCCTGCGCCTCTCGCACGCCCACGCCGTCGCGGTCGCGCAGGGCCCGACGGCCTACGACGAGGGCGCGCCGGTCCCCCGCCGGGTGGAGCACGCCCTCATCGCCCGCTTCGGCGAGCGCAACATCCTGCTCACCACCAAGGACGGGCGGCTGCTGTGCGTCGCGCCCGGTGACCAGGACGAGGTGCTCGCCCACTTCGCCAAGCACGCGTACGCCGCCACGGACGGCTGCCGCGTCGCCATCGGCCGGCCGCAGCAGGGTCCCGGCGGGGTCGTCCAGTCCTACGAGGAGGCCGTCAACACCCTCGAACTGGCCGAGCGGCTCGGGCTGGAGGGGCCCGTACTGCGCGCCGCCGACCTGCTGGTGTATCCCGTCCTCACCCGGGACCGGCAGGCCATGGCCGACCTGGTGCGGGACGCGCTGGGTCCGCTGACCGCGGCGCGCGGCGGTGCGGAGCCGCTGCTGGAGACGCTGAGCGTGTACTTCGAGTGCGGGTGCATCGCCGCGGAGGCCGCGCGGCGGCTGGCGTTGAGCGTGCGGGCGCTGACGTACCGGCTGGCGCGGATCCACCAGCTGACCGGGGCCGATCCGTGCGATCCCGGCCACCGGTACACGCTGCAGACGGCCGTCATCGGGGCGCGGCTGCTGGACTGGCCGGCGAAGGCGCTCTGA